The Acidobacteriota bacterium genome includes a window with the following:
- a CDS encoding YncE family protein: protein MKTLRVVLAACLLAGGLFWMQASLPAADGPYKQLAEIKIGGEGGWDYLSVDSAARRLYVSHATKVIVIDMDKNTVVGEIAPANGVHGIALAPDLGLGFVSNGRDNTASIVDLKMLQIKSTVKTGQNPDCILYEPGHKEVYTFNGRSNDATAFDAVTGEVKATIKLPGKPEFAQVDVKAGRIYNNIEDTNVIVAIDTATHAVVATWPIKPAEGASGLALDLANHRLYAVTDKLMPVVDSTSGKLLSTFPIGAGPDAAAFDPGTGLIFSSNSDGTITIAKSDAAGKLTLVQTLATPARSRTMTLDPKTHRVYIAAAEYGAPGAPGADGRPARPTMVAGSFKVVVYEMTAAPGK from the coding sequence ATGAAAACGCTTCGCGTCGTACTTGCTGCCTGCCTTCTGGCGGGCGGACTCTTCTGGATGCAGGCCTCGCTGCCAGCGGCCGACGGCCCCTACAAGCAGTTGGCTGAAATCAAGATCGGCGGCGAAGGCGGCTGGGATTACCTCTCGGTCGATTCCGCCGCACGCCGGCTCTACGTCTCTCATGCGACCAAGGTCATCGTCATTGACATGGACAAGAACACCGTCGTTGGCGAGATCGCTCCGGCCAACGGCGTCCATGGCATCGCGCTGGCTCCCGACCTCGGCCTCGGCTTCGTCAGCAACGGCCGCGACAACACGGCCAGCATCGTCGATCTGAAGATGCTGCAGATCAAGTCGACCGTCAAGACCGGCCAGAACCCCGACTGTATCCTCTACGAGCCGGGCCACAAGGAGGTCTACACGTTCAACGGCCGCAGCAACGATGCGACCGCGTTCGACGCCGTGACCGGCGAGGTGAAGGCCACCATCAAGCTGCCCGGCAAGCCCGAGTTCGCGCAGGTGGACGTCAAGGCCGGACGCATCTACAACAACATCGAGGATACGAACGTCATCGTCGCCATTGACACGGCGACGCACGCCGTCGTGGCCACTTGGCCAATCAAGCCGGCCGAAGGCGCGTCGGGGCTGGCCCTCGACCTGGCGAACCACCGGCTGTACGCCGTCACCGACAAGCTGATGCCGGTCGTGGACAGCACCAGCGGCAAGCTGCTGTCGACCTTCCCGATCGGCGCCGGTCCGGATGCCGCCGCATTCGATCCGGGCACGGGACTCATCTTCTCGTCGAACAGCGATGGCACGATCACCATCGCGAAGTCGGACGCGGCGGGCAAGCTCACGCTCGTGCAGACGCTTGCCACGCCGGCGCGGTCGAGGACGATGACACTCGATCCAAAGACGCATCGCGTGTATATTGCGGCAGCCGAGTACGGGGCGCCTGGGGCACCGGGCGCGGACGGCAGACCGGCGCGCCCGACGATGGTGGCCGGATCGTTCAAGGTTGTCGTCTACGAGATGACCGCCGCGCCGGGCAAGTAG
- a CDS encoding TolC family protein, whose protein sequence is MSNRRVLRTCGIGLLMMVVAGCAQYQPRPISAPANLDSIESRTLDNPDLATFLRANQHISAWPPKSWDVNALSLVGFYYNPDLDVARADWAVARAAGITAGERPNPNLSVAPSFNSTTPASQMTPWILSLDLDFTIETAGKRGYRIAQARQLSQAARLAIASAAWQVRSRVRQNLLDLFEAAETATLLENQRNLQSTVVALLDRQLAAGAISPFELTQARIALDTIRLALHDAVRQQAEARVQLADALGVTIRALDGIEFDLDLFRALPKDVPAPDMRRQALLNRPDILGALETYGASQAALQLEIARQYPDIHLGPGYQMDQTDNKWTIGLSGALPLFNRNRGPIAEAEARRTQAAARFTTVQARAIGEIDRALAAYRSALEKVTTTETLVAELQKQERSTKASFDAGEISRLDLNVIQLQLAVIQLARLDALVKAHQALGRLEDAIQRPADLAEWVSTASPRDPAVVKQ, encoded by the coding sequence ATGAGCAATCGCCGCGTGCTTCGGACGTGTGGGATCGGGCTTCTAATGATGGTCGTGGCTGGTTGTGCACAGTACCAGCCGCGACCCATCTCGGCGCCTGCCAACCTGGACTCGATAGAGTCCCGGACGCTGGACAATCCTGACCTCGCGACATTCCTCAGGGCCAATCAGCACATTTCCGCGTGGCCGCCGAAAAGCTGGGATGTCAATGCCCTCAGCCTTGTCGGCTTCTATTACAACCCCGATTTGGACGTGGCGCGCGCCGACTGGGCCGTCGCCCGCGCAGCCGGGATCACCGCCGGAGAGCGACCGAACCCGAACCTCAGCGTGGCCCCCAGCTTCAACTCCACGACGCCAGCAAGCCAGATGACTCCGTGGATTCTCTCGCTCGATCTGGATTTCACCATCGAAACGGCTGGCAAACGGGGGTACCGCATCGCGCAGGCCAGGCAGTTGTCGCAGGCGGCCCGACTCGCCATCGCGAGTGCCGCGTGGCAGGTGCGCAGTCGAGTGCGGCAGAACCTGCTCGACCTGTTTGAGGCCGCCGAGACAGCTACGCTTCTCGAGAACCAACGGAACCTCCAATCGACCGTCGTCGCACTGCTCGACCGGCAACTCGCGGCGGGTGCAATCTCGCCGTTTGAGCTGACCCAGGCGCGGATCGCGCTCGATACGATCCGTCTCGCGTTGCACGATGCGGTCAGGCAGCAGGCGGAGGCCAGGGTGCAACTCGCCGACGCGCTCGGCGTGACCATCCGCGCGCTTGACGGCATCGAGTTCGATCTCGACCTGTTCCGCGCCCTGCCGAAGGACGTGCCAGCCCCTGATATGCGGCGCCAGGCGCTTCTCAATCGGCCGGACATTCTGGGTGCGCTCGAGACCTACGGCGCCAGCCAGGCTGCGCTCCAGCTCGAGATTGCCAGGCAGTACCCGGACATTCACCTGGGGCCTGGCTACCAGATGGATCAGACTGACAACAAGTGGACGATTGGACTCTCGGGCGCGCTGCCGCTCTTCAATCGAAACCGGGGACCGATCGCCGAAGCCGAGGCGCGGCGCACGCAGGCCGCCGCACGTTTCACCACCGTGCAGGCGCGTGCGATTGGCGAGATCGACCGCGCGCTGGCCGCCTACCGGTCGGCGCTCGAGAAGGTCACCACCACCGAGACACTGGTCGCGGAGCTGCAGAAACAGGAACGCTCCACGAAAGCATCGTTCGATGCCGGCGAGATCTCCCGGCTCGATCTGAATGTCATCCAGTTGCAGCTCGCCGTTATCCAACTGGCACGACTCGACGCACTCGTCAAAGCCCATCAAGCCCTTGGGCGGCTGGAAGATGCGATCCAGCGTCCGGCCGACCTGGCCGAATGGGTATCGACCGCGTCGCCGAGAGACCCGGCCGTGGTCAAGCAGTGA
- a CDS encoding ATP-binding protein, whose amino-acid sequence MTRWSIRVRLTAWVTTVLGLVLVVLAASTWWTLQESLAEAIDKGLVSRVTAIGRFLDQQTGPATMQEMEDDLREYVTLDPGWNLVRITSANGIPVYKSPAFDDTGLPPMAAELAGRGRVFRDVRMKGHPLRMITARVVARQHVYTVDVAVALGELQEALDQFRWAVLVLVPCGILAAALGGYWISRRALAPVDRIASTARAITARDLGRRLDVPATGDELQRLTETLNAMLDRLEAAFRETTRFTADASHELRSPISVIRTSAEIALRRDRSVEEYREALAGILRESERTSVLVQDLLTLTRADAGVDALQRKPLDLRVLLEDMRDSLSTLCAQASLDLQLDLPDQPVPTSGDSAALGRLVRILMDNAVKYTPAPGRVSLSLKTTPDGAVVEVADTGIGIGADDLPKVFNRFYRADKARTHDSGGAGLGLSIARWIAEQHGASIAIESESGHGCRVRVQLPLTASS is encoded by the coding sequence ATGACACGCTGGTCGATTCGCGTGCGGCTGACGGCGTGGGTCACGACCGTGCTCGGCCTTGTGCTGGTGGTCCTCGCGGCCTCGACGTGGTGGACGCTGCAAGAGAGCCTTGCCGAGGCGATTGACAAGGGGCTCGTCAGCCGCGTCACCGCGATCGGGCGATTCCTCGATCAGCAGACCGGACCGGCGACGATGCAGGAAATGGAGGATGACCTGCGCGAGTACGTGACGCTCGATCCGGGTTGGAATCTTGTCCGCATCACCAGCGCCAACGGCATTCCGGTCTACAAGTCGCCCGCATTTGACGACACCGGCCTGCCGCCGATGGCGGCGGAACTGGCGGGACGCGGGCGGGTCTTCCGCGACGTGCGGATGAAGGGACATCCGCTTCGGATGATCACGGCGCGCGTGGTGGCTCGGCAGCACGTCTATACCGTCGACGTGGCGGTGGCGCTTGGGGAATTGCAGGAGGCGCTCGATCAGTTCCGGTGGGCGGTCCTGGTCCTCGTGCCGTGCGGCATCCTGGCCGCCGCGCTGGGCGGCTATTGGATCAGCCGTCGCGCTCTTGCGCCGGTGGACAGGATCGCGAGCACGGCCCGCGCGATTACGGCCCGCGACCTCGGGCGCCGGCTCGACGTGCCCGCAACCGGAGACGAACTGCAGCGTCTGACCGAAACGCTCAACGCCATGCTGGATAGGCTGGAGGCGGCATTTCGCGAGACCACGAGGTTCACGGCGGACGCATCGCACGAGCTGAGGAGCCCGATCTCAGTGATCCGCACGTCGGCGGAGATCGCGCTCCGGCGCGACCGATCGGTAGAGGAATATCGTGAGGCGCTGGCGGGGATCCTGCGCGAATCCGAGCGCACCTCCGTACTGGTGCAGGACCTGTTGACATTGACCCGTGCCGACGCGGGCGTGGACGCCCTCCAGCGCAAGCCCCTCGATCTGCGCGTTCTGCTCGAGGACATGCGCGACTCGCTGTCGACGTTGTGCGCCCAGGCCAGTCTCGACCTGCAACTTGACCTGCCGGATCAGCCGGTTCCGACCAGTGGCGACAGTGCGGCGCTCGGTCGCCTGGTGCGCATCCTGATGGACAACGCCGTGAAGTACACACCCGCGCCGGGCCGAGTCTCGCTCTCGCTCAAGACGACGCCGGATGGCGCGGTCGTCGAGGTGGCCGACACGGGCATCGGCATCGGTGCCGACGATCTTCCGAAAGTATTCAACCGGTTCTATCGCGCAGACAAGGCGCGCACCCACGACTCGGGCGGTGCCGGTCTCGGGCTCTCGATTGCCAGGTGGATCGCCGAGCAGCACGGCGCCAGCATCGCGATCGAGAGTGAATCCGGTCACGGCTGCCGCGTGAGGGTTCAGCTCCCGCTGACGGCGTCATCCTGA
- a CDS encoding response regulator transcription factor, translating into MRILTIEDDRHMAELLRKGLVEEGHSVALANTGPDGLALAEGGSYDVIVLDVMLPGIDGYEVARRLRRTHNRTPILMLTARDATADVVEGLDAGADDYLTKPFSFDEFLARVRAVARRGPIVQGIGLRVGDLTLDPATRDVIRAGEPLTLTRTEYSLLEFLMRRAGHVVARDALIDGVWGYEREIEDNTLDAFVRLLRQKVDGSGRPRLIHTVRGVGYCLREEPLA; encoded by the coding sequence ATGCGAATCCTGACCATCGAAGACGACCGGCACATGGCGGAGTTGCTCCGGAAGGGGCTCGTGGAAGAAGGCCATTCCGTGGCGCTCGCCAACACCGGCCCTGACGGTCTGGCCCTGGCCGAAGGCGGATCCTACGACGTCATCGTTCTTGACGTGATGTTGCCGGGGATCGATGGATACGAGGTCGCGCGGCGGTTGCGGCGCACCCACAACCGCACACCCATCCTCATGCTGACGGCCCGCGACGCCACCGCGGACGTCGTCGAGGGACTCGATGCGGGCGCCGACGACTACCTGACCAAACCGTTCTCCTTCGACGAATTTCTGGCCCGCGTCAGAGCCGTCGCCAGGCGCGGCCCGATTGTCCAAGGCATCGGCCTTCGCGTGGGCGACCTCACGCTTGATCCGGCAACGCGCGACGTGATCCGCGCGGGCGAACCGCTGACGCTGACGCGCACGGAGTACAGCCTGCTCGAATTTCTGATGCGGCGCGCCGGACACGTCGTGGCGAGAGATGCCCTGATCGACGGCGTATGGGGCTACGAGCGGGAGATCGAAGACAACACGCTCGACGCGTTTGTGCGGTTGCTGCGCCAGAAGGTCGACGGCAGCGGGCGCCCCCGGCTGATTCATACCGTCCGCGGCGTTGGGTACTGCCTGCGCGAGGAGCCGCTCGCATGA
- a CDS encoding efflux RND transporter periplasmic adaptor subunit, with amino-acid sequence MRRGAALALVIVAVIVLVGIVWWRVARPAPAEGEPESGPTIIAVRVAPIVQTTLRGYVPAWGTVEPQQATTSQPPASARIATPVAGIVAQASCAEGQRVAMGTVLFRLDSRVADVAVQKARQAVQYAEQGFARQQRLGAGEATSQRLFMEAEQNLTVARNELANAEAQRALLVILSPLAGTLVRVSARPGDAVDPTSVLAEVIDLDRLVISATVRSVDVPRLRIGQSVEVSIGSQGTPASTSQVVSQRSALVFIASQVDSKTDAVLVRALVPMGVGLRAGQFVNLRIVSEEHRDRLAVPVESVVTDADGSTIAVVTGDTAVKRAVKTGLRDGNLVEVEGDGLKAGMTVVAAGAYGLPKETKVRVIRP; translated from the coding sequence ATGAGACGTGGCGCGGCGCTCGCTCTGGTCATCGTGGCGGTGATCGTTCTGGTGGGCATCGTCTGGTGGCGGGTCGCGCGTCCCGCCCCGGCGGAGGGCGAGCCGGAGTCGGGACCCACCATCATTGCCGTTCGTGTCGCCCCCATCGTGCAGACGACGCTGCGAGGCTACGTGCCCGCGTGGGGAACGGTTGAGCCCCAGCAGGCGACCACCAGTCAGCCTCCGGCCAGCGCGCGCATTGCTACGCCCGTCGCTGGGATCGTGGCCCAGGCGTCATGCGCCGAAGGGCAACGCGTGGCAATGGGGACGGTGTTGTTCCGCCTGGACAGCCGCGTGGCCGACGTGGCCGTCCAGAAGGCCAGACAGGCGGTCCAATACGCCGAACAGGGGTTCGCACGACAGCAGAGGCTCGGCGCAGGCGAAGCCACGTCGCAGCGGCTCTTCATGGAGGCCGAACAGAACCTGACGGTCGCCAGGAACGAACTGGCCAACGCCGAGGCGCAACGCGCGTTGCTCGTCATCTTGTCGCCGCTTGCCGGGACCCTCGTGCGTGTATCCGCGCGGCCAGGCGACGCGGTTGATCCGACAAGCGTGTTGGCCGAAGTGATCGATCTGGACCGCCTGGTGATCAGCGCCACCGTTCGGAGCGTGGACGTGCCAAGGCTGAGGATTGGCCAGTCGGTTGAGGTCTCCATCGGATCGCAAGGGACCCCCGCGTCGACGAGCCAGGTGGTGAGCCAACGGAGCGCGCTGGTCTTCATCGCATCGCAGGTCGACAGCAAGACCGATGCGGTGCTGGTGCGCGCGTTGGTCCCGATGGGCGTTGGCCTCCGTGCGGGCCAATTCGTGAACCTCCGCATCGTGTCCGAAGAGCACCGCGACCGCCTGGCTGTGCCGGTCGAAAGTGTCGTCACTGACGCCGACGGCAGCACGATCGCGGTTGTCACCGGCGACACGGCTGTGAAGCGGGCCGTGAAAACAGGACTGCGCGATGGGAACCTCGTGGAGGTGGAGGGCGACGGGCTCAAGGCCGGTATGACGGTGGTGGCCGCGGGCGCATACGGCCTGCCAAAAGAGACCAAAGTTCGGGTGATTCGCCCATGA
- a CDS encoding efflux RND transporter permease subunit codes for MTKVSLLGQFSTRHSVAITFVCVALCLAGGYAAFHIPSSVFPQTNFPRVVILVDNGVMPADEMMATITRPIEESMKDIPGSVSVRSATGRGSAEISVFFTWSVDMTQSELYVLSRLSQIRSTIPPSATTAVFRLTFSAFPIVGVSLTSPTRDTMALWETARYNLKLRFLQIPGVARVDLVGGRAPEFHVIVDPMRLQAARIGLTQITEALTKNNLVAPTGMHEENHTLYLAVVDGRVHGIGEIENLVVAVVGGTPIRIRDVARVERGPEPVFNVVTADGVSAVLLNIRSQPDGSTLEIASRLREELQVLKRELPPDMKLAFFYDQSVIVSESVRSAWEAIIFGLILSVVIIYLFLKNWGTTLVATLVIPVTVLITLVSMKLMGLSFNLMTLGGIAAAIGLVIDNAIVVVEAIQVKLMGGLKTADAVQEAIREIVRPLVGSTLTPVVVFIPLAFLDGITGVFFRALALTMVVALLTSLVLAVTLTPSLATWLVKRRPHAAEIHGVDEGGFLLRRVIRVYEIAVRLALRHQWVTAGVCVLVLAAGAGLYSQLESEFLPPMDEGGFVIDYFTPPGTSLSETHRQLLQAEAILVKTPEVESYSRRTGARLALSIAEPNVGDFLVKLKPGRTRKTDEVISELRQKFNTALPGLNWEFPGILGDLIGDLMWAPKPIEIKLFSTDTAFLKRHAPEIEAQLKKVRGVVDTFDGLTYAGSSVSLKVRQADAARFGLTADDIATSVNIAMLGETASTVLEGDRVVGVRVKIDPSRLDRLAVLKELPIRAPDGSEIRLSQVVDVVEEPGQLELRREDLRQDVAVTARLEGRDLGSAMAEIRDILSRQTSLPPGTIEYGGLYQQQQESFRNLLIVLAMAIVLVFTVLLVEFRSFLEPLAIVIGAVLAMFGTILALWLTGTSLNVVSFLGAIIGVGIVAKNGILMLDYVEHLMVDGRPLQEALVQSGRRRLRPVLMTSMAAALGMLPLAYGVGSGADMLKPLAVAVIGALCISVLLSLVATPTVFYLMRSMGRGPEPSA; via the coding sequence ATGACCAAAGTATCACTGCTGGGCCAGTTTTCGACCCGCCACAGCGTCGCGATCACGTTTGTCTGCGTCGCCCTCTGCCTCGCTGGCGGGTACGCCGCGTTTCACATTCCCTCGTCTGTGTTTCCGCAAACGAACTTTCCGCGCGTCGTCATCCTGGTGGACAACGGCGTGATGCCGGCCGACGAGATGATGGCCACCATCACCCGTCCCATCGAAGAATCGATGAAGGACATTCCCGGCTCCGTATCGGTCCGCTCCGCGACGGGCCGGGGTTCGGCTGAGATCAGTGTCTTTTTTACATGGTCGGTCGACATGACCCAGTCGGAACTCTACGTGTTGAGCCGGCTGTCGCAGATTCGCAGCACGATCCCGCCGTCGGCGACCACCGCCGTGTTCCGCCTCACCTTCTCCGCGTTTCCGATCGTGGGCGTCAGCCTGACGAGCCCCACGCGGGACACGATGGCGCTCTGGGAGACGGCCCGCTACAACCTTAAACTCCGGTTCCTCCAGATCCCGGGTGTGGCACGCGTCGACCTGGTCGGGGGCCGCGCGCCCGAATTCCACGTGATCGTCGATCCGATGCGCCTTCAGGCTGCCAGGATCGGCCTGACGCAGATCACCGAGGCCCTGACGAAGAACAACCTGGTGGCACCCACCGGGATGCACGAGGAGAACCACACGCTCTACCTCGCCGTCGTGGACGGCCGCGTGCACGGCATTGGTGAGATTGAGAACCTGGTCGTCGCCGTCGTCGGAGGGACCCCGATCCGTATCAGGGACGTGGCGCGTGTCGAACGCGGGCCGGAACCCGTGTTCAACGTCGTCACCGCCGACGGCGTCAGCGCCGTCCTGCTGAACATCCGCAGCCAGCCGGACGGCAGCACGCTGGAGATCGCGAGCCGACTGCGAGAGGAACTGCAGGTCCTCAAGCGCGAATTGCCGCCGGACATGAAGCTGGCGTTTTTCTACGACCAGTCGGTCATCGTCAGCGAGTCGGTGCGCAGCGCGTGGGAAGCGATCATTTTCGGTCTGATTCTGTCGGTTGTCATCATCTACCTCTTCCTGAAGAACTGGGGCACCACGCTGGTGGCCACCCTGGTCATCCCGGTTACCGTGCTCATCACGCTGGTTTCGATGAAGCTGATGGGCCTCAGCTTCAATCTGATGACGCTCGGGGGAATCGCGGCCGCCATCGGGCTCGTCATCGACAACGCGATCGTGGTGGTGGAGGCGATTCAGGTGAAGCTCATGGGCGGACTGAAAACCGCCGACGCCGTGCAGGAGGCCATCCGCGAGATCGTGCGCCCCTTGGTCGGTTCGACCCTCACGCCCGTCGTGGTGTTCATCCCACTGGCCTTCCTGGATGGCATCACGGGCGTGTTCTTCCGCGCGCTCGCGCTCACGATGGTGGTGGCGCTGCTGACGTCGCTGGTGCTGGCCGTCACGCTGACCCCGTCGCTGGCCACGTGGCTCGTCAAGCGGAGGCCGCACGCCGCCGAGATCCACGGCGTGGACGAGGGGGGATTCCTCCTGCGCCGTGTCATCCGTGTCTACGAGATAGCCGTGCGGCTGGCGCTGCGGCATCAATGGGTGACGGCCGGCGTCTGCGTGCTCGTGCTGGCCGCCGGCGCGGGCCTCTACTCGCAGCTCGAAAGCGAGTTCCTGCCGCCCATGGACGAAGGCGGCTTCGTGATTGACTACTTCACCCCGCCGGGCACCAGCCTGTCCGAGACACACCGGCAACTACTGCAGGCTGAGGCCATCCTCGTGAAGACGCCGGAGGTGGAGAGTTACTCGCGGCGGACCGGCGCGCGCCTGGCGCTGTCGATTGCCGAACCCAACGTCGGCGATTTCCTGGTCAAACTCAAGCCCGGGCGCACCCGCAAGACCGACGAGGTCATCTCGGAGCTGCGGCAGAAGTTCAACACAGCGCTGCCCGGCCTGAACTGGGAATTCCCGGGGATCCTGGGCGACCTGATCGGCGACCTGATGTGGGCCCCAAAACCGATCGAGATCAAGCTGTTCTCGACAGACACCGCGTTTCTCAAGCGGCATGCGCCGGAGATCGAAGCGCAGCTCAAGAAGGTCCGTGGCGTCGTAGACACCTTTGATGGCCTGACGTACGCGGGATCGTCGGTCAGCCTCAAGGTCAGGCAGGCCGACGCCGCCCGGTTCGGTCTGACTGCCGACGACATCGCGACGTCGGTCAACATCGCCATGCTGGGTGAAACGGCATCGACCGTCCTCGAAGGCGACCGCGTGGTCGGCGTCCGCGTCAAGATCGATCCCTCGCGACTGGACCGGCTGGCTGTCCTCAAGGAGTTGCCGATTCGAGCGCCGGACGGGAGCGAGATTCGCCTGTCGCAGGTGGTCGACGTGGTCGAGGAGCCGGGGCAACTGGAATTGAGACGCGAGGATTTGCGGCAGGACGTGGCCGTGACTGCGCGGCTTGAAGGACGCGATCTCGGCAGCGCGATGGCCGAGATTCGCGACATCCTCAGCCGGCAGACCTCGCTGCCGCCCGGGACCATCGAGTACGGCGGGCTCTACCAGCAACAGCAGGAGTCGTTCCGCAACCTGCTGATCGTGCTCGCCATGGCGATCGTGCTCGTCTTTACGGTGTTGCTCGTGGAGTTCCGCTCGTTCCTGGAGCCGCTCGCCATCGTCATCGGCGCGGTGCTGGCGATGTTCGGGACCATCCTCGCGCTATGGCTCACCGGCACGTCGCTGAACGTCGTCTCGTTTCTGGGTGCCATCATCGGCGTCGGCATCGTCGCCAAGAACGGCATTCTGATGCTCGACTACGTAGAACACCTGATGGTCGACGGCCGGCCGCTGCAGGAAGCTCTCGTCCAGTCGGGCAGGCGCCGGTTGCGACCCGTGTTGATGACGTCGATGGCTGCGGCGTTAGGCATGCTGCCGCTGGCGTACGGCGTGGGGTCGGGCGCCGACATGTTGAAACCGCTGGCCGTCGCGGTGATTGGCGCGCTGTGCATCTCCGTGCTCCTGTCGCTGGTGGCCACGCCTACGGTGTTTTACCTGATGCGCAGCATGGGTCGCGGGCCGGAGCCTTCGGCGTAG